A genomic stretch from Gorilla gorilla gorilla isolate KB3781 chromosome 20, NHGRI_mGorGor1-v2.1_pri, whole genome shotgun sequence includes:
- the CEACAM16 gene encoding cell adhesion molecule CEACAM16, producing MALTGYSWLLLSATFLNVAAEISITLEPAQPSEGDNVTLVVHGLSGELLAYSWYAGPTLSVSYLVASYIVSTGDETPGPAHTGREAVRPDGSLDIQGILPRHSGTYILQTFNRQLQTEVGYGHVQVHEILAQPTVLANSTALVERRDTLRLMCSSPSPTAEVRWFFNGGALPVALRLGLSPDGRVLARHGIRREEAGAYQCEVWNPVSVSRSEPINLTVYFGPERVAILQDSTTRTGCTIKVDFNTSLTLWCVSRSCPEPEYVWTFNGQALKNGQDHLNISSMTAAQEGTYTCIAKNTKTLLSGSASVVVKLSAAAVATMIVPVPTKPTEGQDVTLTVQGYPKDLLVYAWYRGPASEPNRLLSQLPSGTWIAGPAHTGREVGFPNCSLLVQKLNLTDTGRYTLKTVTVQGKTETLEVELQVAPLG from the exons ATGGCGCTGACTGGGTACAGCTGGCTGCTCCTCAGTG CCACATTCCTGAATGTGGCGGCCGAGATCTCTATCACCCTGGAGCCTGCCCAGCCGAGCGAAGGGGACAACGTCACGCTGGTCGTCCATGGGCTTTCGGGGGAACTGCTCGCCTACAGCTGGTATGCGGGGCCCACACTCAGCGTGTCATACCTGGTGGCCAGCTACATCGTGAGCACAGGCGATGAGACTCCTGGCCCGGCCCACACGGGGCGGGAGGCTGTGCGCCCCGATGGCAGCCTGGACATCCAGGGCATCCTGCCCCGGCACTCAGGCACCTACATCCTGCAGACCTTCAACAGGCAGTTGCAGACTGAGGTGGGCTACGGACACGTGCAGGTCCATG AGATCCTGGCCCAGCCCACAGTCTTGGCCAACAGCACAGCGCTGGTGGAACGTCGAGACACCCTGCGCCTTATGtgcagcagccccagccccaccgCCGAGGTCCGCTGGTTCTTCAATGGTGGGGCCCTGCCCGTCGCTCTCCGCCTGGGCCTGTCCCCTGACGGCCgggtgctggccaggcatggcatCCGCCGGGAGGAGGCCGGCGCCTATCAGTGTGAGGTGTGGAACCCGGTCAGTGTCAGCCGCAGCGAGCCCATCAACCTGACCGTGTACT TTGGCCCAGAGCGTGTGGCCATCCTCCAGGATTCCACCACCCGCACAGGCTGCACCATCAAAGTTGACTTCAACACGTCCCTCACCCTGTGGTGCGTGTCCAGGTCCTGCCCAGAGCCCGAGTATGTGTGGACCTTCAACGGGCAGGCCCTAAAGAACGGCCAAGACCACCTCAACATCAGCAGCATGACAGCCGCCCAGGAGGGGACGTACACATGTATTGCGAAGAACACCAAGACCCTGCTATCTGGATCTGCCTCAGTCGTGGTCAAGCTCTCTG CTGCAGCAGTTGCCACGATGATCGTGCCCGTGCCCACCAAGCCAACGGAGGGCCAGGACGTAACACTGACCGTGCAGGGCTACCCCAAGGACCTGCTGGTCTACGCCTGGTACCGCGGGCCTGCCTCCGAGCCCAACCGGCTGCTCAGCCAGCTGCCGTCAGGAACCTGGATTGCAGGCCCCGCGCACACAGGCCGGGAGGTGGGCTTCCCCAACTGCTCGCTGTTGGTGCAGAAGCTGAACCTCACAGACACTGGCCGCTACACACTCAAGACCGTCACAGTGCAGGGCAAGACTGAGACACTGGAAGTGGAGCTGCAGGTGGCCC